The DNA window AATCGGATGGCTCGGAGGCCTGGAAGCTCGCGGGCACTGCCAAAGCCTGGAGTTCGCCCATGCTCGTCGAGGTTCCTGGCGGCCAGCCGGAGGTCGTGCTAAACCTGGCGGGCAAATCGAGCAAGATCATCGGCGTCGAGCTTTGAGTTGTCCTGACTGGGCCTCTGGCAGCCGCCGCCATTTTCTTCTTGCTTGCCGGAGGGCGGCGACTTTACACTACCAGCACCAGTCAACCAATAACCTGGACGCCTGGCAAGCCGTCAGTTTCTATACCAATTGGAGGTTGCGATGGGGCGCACAAAGTTGCTCTTGGGCGCGCTGGCCCTCGTGTTATCGGCCGGCCATCTCTATGCGGACGATGTGAAGACAGATGCGTTCTTCACCACCAAGGACGGCGTGAAAATCCATTATGTGACCCTAGGCAAGGGCACGCCGATCGTTTTGATCCACGGCTACACCGGCAACGCCGACGGCAACTGGTTTCGCAATGGCGTCGCCCAGGCTCTGGCCAAAAACCATCAGGTCATCGCGCTCGATTGCCGCAACCACGGCAAGAGCGACAAGCCCCAGCCCGGCGGTCCCGGCAAGGCCGACGACGTGGTCGAGCTCATCGATCACCTGAAGATCCAAAAGGCTCATTTTCACGGCTACTCCATGGGCGGCATGATCGTCGGCCAGCTCATGGCCAAGATCCCCGATCGTTTCATCAGCGCGGGCTTTGGCGGATCGGGGATCGCCGAGGTCGACCCCGAAATGCGCGCCAAGGTTCCAGTCGACAAAAAAGGGCGCGACCCCAAAGAAGATGAAGTGAGCCGCCAACTCCGCATCCGCCGCGCCATGGACAACGGCGCCACACGGGAGGAAGCGGAGAAGCAGGCGAGTGCCCCGCCGCCGGCGCGGCCAGCCGGCCTCTTCGCCCGCCCCGCCGGACCGAAGCTCGACTTGACCACCATCACATTCCCTGTCATTGCGATCAACGGCGAATTCGACGGCCCCAACGCCAAGACGCATCGCATGCAGCGCGAGCTCAAGAACTTCAAGAGCGTCGTACTGCCGGGCAAATCGCACCTGAC is part of the Pirellulales bacterium genome and encodes:
- a CDS encoding alpha/beta hydrolase, giving the protein MGALALVLSAGHLYADDVKTDAFFTTKDGVKIHYVTLGKGTPIVLIHGYTGNADGNWFRNGVAQALAKNHQVIALDCRNHGKSDKPQPGGPGKADDVVELIDHLKIQKAHFHGYSMGGMIVGQLMAKIPDRFISAGFGGSGIAEVDPEMRAKVPVDKKGRDPKEDEVSRQLRIRRAMDNGATREEAEKQASAPPPARPAGLFARPAGPKLDLTTITFPVIAINGEFDGPNAKTHRMQRELKNFKSVVLPGKSHLTAIAFPYMPKEYLESVVTFIDANDPK